The Amblyomma americanum isolate KBUSLIRL-KWMA chromosome 3, ASM5285725v1, whole genome shotgun sequence genome window below encodes:
- the LOC144123283 gene encoding uncharacterized protein LOC144123283: protein MNSAEAISILSDELLIEEVRQRPLLYDQRLKTYRDKQLQNDAWLEIASALNQSVPVLQHRWSYLRQKFLRLRKVYTKSGSGAADVEKGWTLMPNLMFLADAIQRRSLAKRDETAVHAQSLDPAADSAASVEGLCRSFYVDSTEEELALPDETEGLSTSVSASAPMEPSNETHFQPAHSGQPAPSGQPASSETSAPGKNFGKRAKRKRTDLDEIMMSTLQANR, encoded by the exons ATGAACAGTGCGGAAGCTATTTCTATATTATCAGATGAGCTGCTGATAGAAGAAGTGCGGCAGAGGCCGCTTCTGTACGACCAGCGACTAAAAACATACAGGGATAAGCAGCTACAAAACGACGCCTGGCTCGAAATAGCAAGCGCACTGAACCAAAGCG TGCCAGTGCTACAGCATCGGTGGAGCTACCTGAGGCAGAAGTTCCTCCGCCTCAGGAAAGTATACACGAAGTCCGGCAGTGGCGCAGCGGATGTCGAGAAAGGATGGACATTGATGCCAAATTTAATGTTCCTAGCCGACGCAAtacaacgtcgaag CCTGGCGAAAAGAGATGAGACTGCAGTTCATGCGCAGTCGCTTGATCCAGCCGCTGACTCGGCTGCTTCTGTTGAAGGCTTATGCCGCTCATTTTATGTAGACAGCACTGAGGAGGAGCTTGCACTGCCTGATGAGACGGAAGGGTTGTCCACTTCAGTGTCTGCTTCAGCACCGATGGAGCCCAGTAATGAAACGCACTTTCAGCCTGCCCATAGCGGCCAGCCTGCCCCAAGTggccagcctgcctcaagtgaAACGTCTGCGCCAGGCAAAAACTTCGGCAAGCGCGCGAAAAGAAAGAGGACAGACCTTGACGAAATAATGATGTCAACTCTGCAAGCAAACCGGTAG